DNA sequence from the Malus domestica chromosome 06, GDT2T_hap1 genome:
caaATGAGCACTTTGatttttattaaggattgatttcaaaaatatttttactaaaagcgtttcagttattttaaaaacactttaaacgagccctaaaatattaaatttaaacaaTTGAAGTCACACTAGTTCAAATTCTTTGGCAAGTGGATCCACATTTCAAGGGTGtacaatgtaagaaaaattctAGCCACAGGTCCTATTTATTTTTCCGTTCTATCTTTTACACCCATTATGTGTTACATGAACTCTTCTATCACTTAGAGCATCTATAAGAGCAACTATAATCTGAAATATATAAAGACTTGTATGGGCATCTTTATACCTCTCATTGCTGAAACATGGTACGACCTTTGAGACATATAAATTGTAACGTGTACTGATAAAATCGGCCAAACACGCTGAGAAAAATGTAGATATACATTTAGTTTTACAACTAACACCACAGGTTgacgaaggaaaaaaaaacaggagAGAAAAAGCAAAGAGTGATGTGAAAAGGGGAAAGTAGATGTACACTCATGCAATTGTTAATCTGCTACACACAAGTACCTCTTCTCGCGCTCTCTCTCGCTGAAACCTAAGCCTCCATCTTCTCCCACCTTTTCCTTCTACCTCCCTTCCTCATAATGCACCCCTACCCTATCCTATGCTCCGATATGCGAGCTCCAAATAAAAAATGGATGCTAGATCCATCTCCCTTGCTTGCATCCCCTCCCCGACCAGCATGCCGGTATCCCCTCGAGGATAAGTGTTTtgcagttttgggccaagtaAATGTATTTTACATACCCCTTTAGTATCACCTTCTATCCATGTGTTACTACatttgtatatatatgcatgggTTAGTTAAGGGGATTTGGATTCAGTGACTATTTCTTGGTTTTAAGTTTTTGGTGACGAAATCTGGTTGTGATGTACTTTTGGTTGTGGGTTTGTAAGTTTTCTGTTATGATGTCTTAATCGAATTGACCACTTAGTTGTTTTATCTAGTGTTGCTGCTTTggtggctactagcaagacttTCGTCACACCCACAGCGGCATCGGTAACGACTACTTTCTGCATTTGGAATATAGGGAATCggatttaaatttttgtttgtttgcttattGAGATGGGCTTTTATGTATCTGAATTCCCCAAATATATTTTGGATATTTTGCTTTCCTTTGGATTAGCCTGTAATCTTTTTCTACTCGATGAATGTTACCTTTgaccaaaagaaaagaagaagatataCACTCCCACATCACCTGCGAGTATGGAGTATTAGTTAAAGGATGTCATAGTACTGGGGAATTTCTTGTAATCTTACACACTTAAAATTCATTATTATTCTCCATAAAGAAGAATCTATAAAAGAACAACATACAACCTAAATCCaaacaagaaataaataaatcttaATTGTATAAGCAAATTAACCTAAATCCACGAGGACAAGGTAACCTAAATATTATGTCCTCATAAAGGATAACTTAGAAAATAACTTATTCTCATACCTCTCTATTTTATTATTCTCTAATACTCCCTCCTTAATCGTGATtgctgaaaaagaaaaaaaaaacaaagcgtTAGTGGTAAATTGCCCTTGTGGTAATAGGGCATTCGTCTTCAACAACTATTTCCTGAGTTCAAACTCTTTCCCATTCTCTTAGTCTAAATTAGAACTGTAATATCGCTTGTAtttcaaagaaaacaaattatcGACACTATGCACAAAGCGTTGGTATCAATTTTGTTCAAAGCAACTTcattcaaaaaataaacttttagGCAACAATTACTCAACTGGTCATTAGATCAAGCGGTTAATTAGTTGTTGGGAAATCAGAAGAGATAAAGTCAATCAGTTGTTTCTTTCACTCCTCTCGTTTTGAAGAAAAGCGATAGAGGTCTTTAAGAAATAAGAACAACCTAAAGGCAATAGCACGACAAGGTGGTGTCGCGTAGACATTAACAAAAGGTCTAAAGTTTCAACTAATTTTCTTCATAATTCTATGAAAAGTCTAAAATAGCTATGAATACAAGTTCCGTGCAAGACAAATACgttattttggatgaaaagttTGAAGATGACGAATTAAGAATGCTAGAAAATTGAGATGACAATTCACTTAGAAATCTAGTTCAAATGAAAATGGAAAAGCATTCTCTTTATTAAACacattaaatattttaattctaAGTGATAGTGGAGTCCACGTGACACATATTGAGTGAAAGGTATGAACATGAAAATCACTTGCCATGTGGTGTATTTTTTCATATCTTACTATATGAGAGGAAGACAAGGTTGATATTTCTCACATATAGGTTTTATTAACGCATGACTGTGTTTTAGATACAACGGAAAATCTCATGTGAAAATGCGCCTACTTATGTATGCAGTTTTATCTTTGGGCCCATTTGATCTCTCAGCCCACcaaatttatgaaatttaactTGATCCGGCCCACTTTTGCAACCACTTTCAAATACTCCCTCCTCCTGATTGAAAAATAGAGGGCTCTAGGGTTTCGAAGCccaccttcccttttctgcctGCAACGCTTTGAAGTTAAAGAACTTGCGCTTTCTCTCTGCGTCCTGATTGATTTCCCCACTTCCTTCAAACCAAATACAATGGGTAGGAAGAAACCCAAGGACCCAGAAACCGACGCCGTTTCAGCAGCTCAGTCCGACGTCTTCATGACCCTATTCGGCGAGGCCGCCAGCCACGACGCCGCCCCTGCCATCTTCTCCGAGAGCAACCCCTTCAGGAGAAAGAACCAGGAATCCGGGTTTGGGTTTGTTGCCCCTTCGGCTCAACCTGCTGAGAACACCAATAATGGCGAGTCTGAGAACAATGGCGATGACGGGGACGGCGAGGTGCAGAAACGGAAGCGgaagaacaaagaaaaggcGGCTTCCGGTTTGATTAACGAAGAAGCTCCACAGAGTCATGTGGAGTTGGAGGGcgaaaaaccaaagaaaaataaactgCCGGAAACGCTCAATtctgaaaaccctaatttgggCTCTGAGTTAGAAGGGGTGCCAAGACAGGAAAATGATGAACCCTCAGAGACGACGAATGCGGTGGCGAAGAAGAAGGATGGGAGGAAGAGGAAAAGGGATGAAGTTGAGAGGGAATATGAGGTGAAGAAGTACGGCGTGAAGGAGGGCGAGGAGGATGGGGACAAGGAGAAGAGGACTGTTGGGGAGAAGAGGAAGACAGTTGATAATCCAGCTGATATGCTGGTTTCCAACGAAGGTTTCGACGACGAGAGTAAGCTCTTGAGGACTGTTTTTGTTGGGAATTTGCCCTTGAAGGTCAAGAAAAAAGCTTTGATGAAGGAGTTCATTAAATTTGGAGAGGTGGAGTCTGTGAGGATTCGATCCGTGCCAATCTTGGATGTGAGTTTCATGACTTCTTGTTTGCAAACTGTGGATATAAATGTATTGTTGGTTACTGATTTTGTATATTTGGTTCTTTTTGTTCAGACCAAAAGGCCCAGAAAGGGAGCAATACTCACAAAACAAATCCATGATAAAGCTGACAGGTAATCATTTCGCATTACTTAAATCAGTTGGTTTAGGAACTGCTTGTTGCATTTATAAGCGTTTTTGAAGCACCTAAGGCCCTGATTCCAATTTACAATTAGATTGTGGGTTGGGGCTATAGGTTTCTAGGTGTGCTATTGGAATCTATCGTAGCTCAAATAAGGCTTTACATTGGAAGGTTGGCTCCCTCAGTCACCAATTTGTTAGTGATTTAATTTGGTGTGACTTTAAGTTGTTAAAAGTGCGTAAAATGATGTAGATTTTAGACCTTTGATACTTGTTGacatgaaaatttcaaattttaagcgATTTACGATTGCCTTTGAATTAACAGATTTTGTGTTGCAGCGTTAATGCCTACATTGTTTTCAAAACCGAGGAATCGGCACAGGCTTCTTTGTCCCATAACATGGCTGTGGTATGTTATTTGCATGAAGTTGGGTGATTAGTATCATTCTGCACATGCTCTTTCTTACAATAAAGCTTAAGTTGTTAATCTTTACCTTGACTTGTTATGCATGTTGATGTAGGTTGAAGGACATCATATCCGTGTTGACAGGGCTTGCCCACCTCGTAAGAAGCTGAAAGGGGAGAGTGCTACTGTTTATGATCACACGAGAACAGTTTTTGTGGGTAACCTTCCATTTGATGTAAAGGTGAATTGCTCCTCTAGGATTTGTTTTCTGCTTCTTTTTGGAACTGTCCACCTCCCAATTTGCTTTTTTTGTTGCATACTTTTAGTTGCAATATGTGGACaacaatttcttttcttttgcagGATGAAGAAGTTTATCAGTTGTTTTGTGGTATCAACAATCTTGGATCCGGCGTTGAAGCTATTCGCATAATCAGGGATCCTAATTATGGTATCGGAAAGGGCATTGCTTATGTTTTGTTTAGAACAAGGGTATGTGATTTTCACCAACAGTTTATCAAACCCCATTTACCATCAATAATTCTTTGTTACAATGTCATGCATTTTGAACTCAGATATGTGGTTGTTTAGTTGATTctattcattttcttcttggATGCCATGCTCTACCTTTTTAATGATAGTCCTCATGGGGATGTCAATAGGACCCCCCGGTTGTCTCCTGGAACATATGTGAAACATTTGTCTTTTCAaccctaaaaatataaatttgttaCTATGGCAGTTTGGCGGTAAGCATATAATGACGTTAATTTAGGAAAAGAATGACTACAATCAATTCTTTAAATATGCATATTGGGATGCTAAGGTGTTTCCTGCCATTATCTTTATTTGTATTTATCTTAAAGTTGGACTGAGGATAGAAATAAGAAATGATTGATGGAGTAGTTTCTGTAAGTGTAAGATAATATTTTATCCCGAACCTTCTTGTAGCATGAATATTTCATTTCAAAATTAGAGTATTTGGAATTGAATACGTGCATGGTTGACTAAACTAAATAAATTACTTTGTTTTCCATGAGTGCCATCATGATGTGAAACTCTGTAGTTAAATTTGTACATGCTGTAGTTTCTCAAGGTACACCTGTTTTCAATTTGTATCATCTGAGACGGTACATTATGTGTTGTCTGTCAATTTGGGCATCCAGGAAACTGCAAATTTGGTCGTTAAGAAGCGAAACTTGAAGCTTGGGGATCGGGAGCTCAGGCTGTCTCATGCAAAACCAGAGTCCACCCCAACTAAGAGAAAGAAACCCTCATCAGCATCGGAAGCTAATTCTTCAGCCAAAAAGCGAGCTGTGGACTCGAGGAGTCCAGATTTTAACAAGTCGAGTTCAAAGGCATCTTACCAGGGCCTGCGTGCAGGTAAGCCTGGTGTCCAAAAGAAGTTCCATGCAAAAGGCAGTAGACCAGATAAGTTTGAATCAAAATCACCAAGTGGAGTGAAGCCGAAAGAACGTAAAGATAAACGACCATCCGTTGCTGCGAGAAAGGCTAAAGAAGCACATAAAGGTGGCGCTGCTTCAAAACAAACAGGTACAAAGCGTAAGCTTGATAGCCGGACTCCAGATGGCTCCCAGCAgaaaaagaaattcaagaaatatAGGTAGGAATACACGAATATTACAAAATGTGCACGTTTTccaaatttttatttgttgtacAAGCTATAAATTTTCAAATTGGTGATATGGTTTTCCTTACAATTTTCCCATTTTATTTTCCTTGCACTAGTTCCCAATCTTTTGATAGAGACGTGGATTAAAATCCGTGTTAACGGATAGATTGGAAGATTAGGGCTGACAAAGAAcgttgataggatttttaccacctacaaaagtaggggtaaaaacacttaaaaatatttgtaaGAATACAAGGTTGTCGTAGTATAgcggctcaagcaaggtcgttttccacagggattgaatgaataatttgtatttaaaccaattcttaattaattatttaaaacaaagattggaaaatgttgattttagaatttaacaattaaagaaattaaCTAGAGgacaatttaaaagaaaatcaatttgtaAAAGCCTAGGGTTTCGTCATCACCATAACAATCCTTTgcaattttaccaattacttatgaatttctaCATAcatactttgaaggttaggttttcctaatgcatattttccttgtgatgttcaagcgaaaacgtatatctaacatgcaacctgtctgtgatgttcagatcaaatataaacatgcaagacttattaagctttgtgaaaaccctttgaaaaatcatgcaacccttaagagcgtgatgtttgccttaagtgaacttacaattactaatcacaagaaACTCTCCTCAATTTTCAGGGTGATGTTCCAACAGAAATTGCATCAAACTACTTGTCTAAAAATCCTAATGGTCTcgaatcactaagacaattaTATAGTTTTAATCACGGTggttaataattcaaagcaaacaTGCATCCATTTataagcaaattaataaaatcatataTTCATGCTAAGACTCAAGGCATCGCCCTAGCAAACGGAAATTAGTTATGAACAACtataaaaactaaagaaaatatattaactagaaaaaggattgaaaacaccttgtaGGTAAAAAATCTGAAGTTCTCCAAAATACTGCGTGCCTTCTCGCCCCTAaacctaatggctaaaaagccttatttatactactccaAATTAAAACCCTCATAGAAAAGGctttctaaaaactaggaaataaaataacaaaacgaTAACTAGGAAATctgcctaaaaaaaaaaagccacgtTTCTGGATCTTCAAGGTTTTAAAACAGGCCCAAAACGGCTAGAATTAAAGATTAGGACCTCCTCTTCAAGTTCCAATAACCCAAGT
Encoded proteins:
- the LOC103436914 gene encoding uncharacterized protein, translating into MGRKKPKDPETDAVSAAQSDVFMTLFGEAASHDAAPAIFSESNPFRRKNQESGFGFVAPSAQPAENTNNGESENNGDDGDGEVQKRKRKNKEKAASGLINEEAPQSHVELEGEKPKKNKLPETLNSENPNLGSELEGVPRQENDEPSETTNAVAKKKDGRKRKRDEVEREYEVKKYGVKEGEEDGDKEKRTVGEKRKTVDNPADMLVSNEGFDDESKLLRTVFVGNLPLKVKKKALMKEFIKFGEVESVRIRSVPILDTKRPRKGAILTKQIHDKADSVNAYIVFKTEESAQASLSHNMAVVEGHHIRVDRACPPRKKLKGESATVYDHTRTVFVGNLPFDVKDEEVYQLFCGINNLGSGVEAIRIIRDPNYGIGKGIAYVLFRTRETANLVVKKRNLKLGDRELRLSHAKPESTPTKRKKPSSASEANSSAKKRAVDSRSPDFNKSSSKASYQGLRAGKPGVQKKFHAKGSRPDKFESKSPSGVKPKERKDKRPSVAARKAKEAHKGGAASKQTGTKRKLDSRTPDGSQQKKKFKKYR